One Megalops cyprinoides isolate fMegCyp1 chromosome 17, fMegCyp1.pri, whole genome shotgun sequence DNA window includes the following coding sequences:
- the LOC118791833 gene encoding osteoclast stimulatory transmembrane protein-like: MAQTSGSLMSFFVGKTKATLNIIWDVYSKPTPCNLKEVFGLIVLCLAISGSTGGLLYVWMNFTLQYDPFPSLITAAVSGSTLALVLFLLHPMRCAFTIILPSLGTKQGRKILISTALTILATKCIPNMVNNVSSVVVMMKCSTQVAVEGILNSTTEIKSAVADMKEILEDIPDFTDTETIPHLQQGTNIYEMMQKLEKVSKELKADISTQQKVLETTSNVVQKVIAVAFILLLLGGSVWYLIGYLTDILLGGAIGDIVDFFGSANVKTMRKDYSYVIPMLPPRCVKELSPPEQSVLVTVGALYLTAFFMTLVEVYARRMRRKICTSFYRKREEQRVQYLLAKVLKKREGPVN; the protein is encoded by the exons ATGGCCCAGACCTCAGGATCTCTCAT GTCCTTCTTTGTAGGAAAGACAAAGGCAACCTTGAACATCATTTGGGATGTATACTCCAAACCAACACCCTGCAACCTCAAAGAGGTCTTTGGTCTCATTGTCCTCTGCCTTGCCATCTCAGGGTCCACTGGGGGACTGCTGTATGTCTGGATGAACTTCACACTGCAGTATGACCCCTTCCCATCCCTTATCACAGCGGCAGTGTCGGGCTCCACCCTGGCCCtggtcctcttcctccttcatcCAATGCGCTGCGCTTTCACCATCATCTTACCCTCGCTGGGCACCAAGCAGGGCCGCAAGATCCTCATTTCCACAGCGCTGACAATTTTGGCAACCAAATGCATCCCGAACATGGTCAACAATGTTTCCTCTGTGGTTGTCATGATGAAGTGTTCCACCCAGGTGGCTGTGGAGGGGATCCTGAACTCCACGACGGAGATAAAGTCTGCTGTGGCGGACATGAAGGAAATTTTGGAGGATATCCCAGattttacagacacagaaactATTCCTCACCTTCAGCAAGGCACcaacatttatgaaatgatgCAGAAACTTGAGAAAGTTTCCAAAGAGCTCAAGGCAGACATCAGCACACAACAGAAAGTTTTGGAGACCACCTCAAATGTGGTGCAAAAAGTCATTGCAGTGGCCTTCATTTTACTCTTACTAGGAGGTTCAGTGTGGTACCTGATTGGATATCTGACAGAT ATATTGCTTGGTGGCGCAATTGGAGACATAGTTGATTTCTTTGGATCTGCCAACGTTAAAACCATGCGTAAAGATTATTCTTACGTCATCCCAATGTTACCACCACGGTGTGTGAAGGAGCTCTCCCCTCCGGAACAGTCTGTGCTGGTGACAGTGGGGGCGCTGTACCTTACTGCCTTCTTCATGACCCTGGTGGAGGTGTATGCCCGGCGAATGCGCAGGAAAATCTGCACCTCCTTCTACAGAAAACGGGAGGAGCAGAGGGTGCAGTACCTTCTGGCGAAGGTgttgaaaaagagagaagggcCAGTGAACTGA